A segment of the Mycobacterium intracellulare ATCC 13950 genome:
GCGAGGCGTTCGCCGAGATCGCACTCTCCACGCGGGCGAATGCGTTCAATCGCCCAAAGGCCATGCATCGCCAACCGCTGACGTTGGACGACTACTTCAATGCGCGGATGATCGCAGAACCTTTGTGTCTCTACGACTTCTGTCAAGAGACCGACGGCGCCGTCGCAGTCATCACCACCAGCATGGACAGGGCCAGGGATCTGCGGCAACCGCCGGTGCCGGTGGTTGCCGCCGCCCACGGCGGCGTCCGCGACTGGGGCAGGGCGTTCGCCTGGATGGGCATGCCCGACGAATACTTCGCCTCCTCGGGCAATGCGCCCATCGCCAAGCGGCTCTACGAGCAGGCCGCTATCAGCGCCGCCGACATCGACGTCGCCGTGCTCTATGACCACTTCAGCCCGATGGTGCTCATGCAGCTCGAGGACTACGGATTCTGCGGCAAGGGGGAGGGCGGCGCGTTCGTCGAAAGCGGAGCGATTCGCTACGACGGTGGCTCGATTCCGGTCAACACCCACGGCGGTCAGCTCTCCGAGGCCTACATCATCGGGATGACCCACATCATGGAAGGAGTCGAGCAGATGCGCGGCACCGCCATCAACCAGGTCCGCGACGCCGAACTCGCTCTGGTCACCGGCGGGCCGGCAAGCCTGCCCGTGAGCGGGCTGATTCTGGGACGCGCCGCATGAGCACCGCCGCGGTCACCCTGGCCACCACCATTCCGGGCGAACACGTGCGGATCGCGGTCAACAAGGACACCGAGCCGTTCTGGATCGCCGCGAAGGAGCGGCGGTTGGTGGCCCCGCAGTGCGGCGACTGTCAGACCTTCCGGCTGCCCCCGACACCGTTTTGCCCCAATTGCCAATCAAACGCGGTGAACTGGGTCGAACTCAGCGGCCAGGCGGTCGTCTACAGCTTCGCCGTCGTGCACGGCTTCCCGGGCATGCCCGATCTGTTGTTGGTGCCCGCGGTCCTCGACCTGCCCGACGCGCCCGGTGCGCGACTGGTCTCGAACATCGTCGACGTCGCACCCGCCGACATCACGATAGGAATGTCTGTGCACGTTGATTTTTCACCGATTACGGATGGCTGGATGCTCCCCGTCTTCCGAGCCGCGGCCTCCCCCAACGCCAAGGAGTAACGCCATGTCCGATGACAGCGCTCTCCACGAAAAGCCCCTGGAGTTCCTCACCAGCATTGCCAACACCGGAGGATCGTGTGACGGCCAGGCAATCCTGCCTGTCAATGGTCACTTCCGTTGTACGTGCTCGTGCGGCGACTGGGACGTCGACGTCGACGATCCGCAGGAAGGCCTGCGGCAAGCCCGCATTCACACGGGCAGTGCGGCCGAATAATCGTTGAGGAGCTGGATGTGCATTCGGGCAGAATCTCGCGTTACCGGTGCCCTATGGCCGGAGCGGATCGGAAACAGAACCTTCACATGCGGCCGCCCGGCGACAATGCCGTTGCCATCACCAATTAGCCCGACACTGGACTGCCCGGACCCTGAAGGCTCTGCTTAAAGATTGTGGCGAGCCCACCGCATACTTCCCGAGACTCGCAGCAGGGCGCATCTATTCGATGTTTGCGGTATGCGCCAAGAGCATCGTCTTCGAGTCGTTACCGCGGCGATTGCTACACCGCCGAGGCGATTCGCGTCGCCTCGGCGAGTTCTCGGATCAGGCGGCCGATGTCCTGCTCGAGCTGTCGCCAATCCGGTTCTTCGGGCACAAGGTAGTCCGAGGTATAGACGACCGGGATGCCGATGAGCATTCGGGTAAGGGCGTCTTCGGGGAGGCCTCGGAAGTAGCCCTGTTGCTGGGCCTGCTGAATGGCTTGATGGAACAACCCGGTCGCCGACGCGGCGATCGCACTCACTCGGGTTTTCGTATTCGGGTCGGCGATTACGGTCATGAAGGACGCGGACCGGAAACCGGCGATCTCTGCGAAGAGTTCAAAGGGCGCGATGCACATAGCGATGATCCGATCGATCGGATCTTCAATGTCCTGGGCCGCCAGCCAGGCCTGCTGAACTCGCCTGTACTGAGTCCCGGTGGCCGCCGCCAAGAGCGCCGACTGGCTTGGAAAGTGCTTGTACACAACGCCATAGGAGATGCCCGCACGGCGCGCAATCTCCCGCATCGGAGCCGCCGTCCCGTACTCAGTCATCACGTCCAGCGCCACGTCGAGAATGCGTTGGGTCACGGCTGGATCGCGCTCAATCTTTGGTCTGGCCACAGCCTGCACCCTACGTCGACGCGAGCGTGAGCTGCCTAGGCGCCGAAGAATCTCGTCGGGAGAATGCGCCCAAAACCTTGCGTCGACCTCCCCATAACGCTAGCGTCAAGCATTGCGTGATCAGTGATCATGAAACCTTGAGATGGTTGCTCAGCCGAGCCGTCATCCCTACCACGCCATGCCGGCCCACGCCATGACCGATCCATGGATTAGACACCGACGTCTGAGGAGATCGCACACACATGACCAACGTAGAAGCCTCGCCAGCCATCACTCTCGACCAAGAGATCGGCCGCCGTGAAGAGCTGGCCGACCGGTACACCGGTATCCACTTCCTCGAGGACATGGGGGCTGGGATCTTCGGAAAAGCCAAGGGCGAGAATGTTCTGCTCATCGCTCTGCATTACCGCGTCGGTGGATCTGTCTGGGGAGTCGGCGACACGATCATCAACAACACCACGTTCCACGCCGCACCGTATGACCGGCAGAAAATCGAGGACAACGACTTCATCAGCCATCGCATCGACCCGATCCACCGCGTCGATGACTACACGATCACGAAGGAAACCGACCGGGTGGTCTGGCAGGCAGGTGACCGGGCAATCATCGCCCGGCCTCCCTTCTGGGACATCACGGGTGAACACCTCGGCGTCGATGTCGATGTCACCATGGAGCGAACGAGCGAACCCGACTGGTACATCGGCACGTGGGAAGACCTTCCCACCGAGGGACGCGGCGGCCGCGACTTCTGGGCCAAAACCAGCGGCACCATCACCGCCAGGGGCAAAAAATATGAACTCGAGGAGCACTCGTATTCGATCAACGAGCATCTCGTCTTCGGGGAGAACTGGGTCGTCGAGGCCCGCTCCTTCCCGGTCCAATACTTCTACCACCTGTATCGCAGTGACGAACTGCAGATCTTCCTCTACGCACGTCCTGATTCCGGCGTCGTCTACAGCCGAGTGGTGTTCACCGACGGCAAAGAAATCTTCTACGACTGGGACCAGGTCACCGTCGAAGAGGAAGAGTATTGGTTCGACCCGCAGACCCACATCCGGCCTCCGGTCAAATTCCGGGTGAAGCTCGACTCGCCCGAAGGCCGGGTCGAGCTGGCGCTGACCGCCTACAGCCGATCCATCTACTCGTTCCAACTCTCTGAAGGCACACGGACGCACTACAACTACTTCGTGCATAGTCAGGGCCAGTTCACCTCACCCGACGGCAAGACCATCCCCATCAAAGACAGCGAAAACGACACCTGTTTTGCCGAATGGGGACTGACCAGCCCCCTCGGCAGCGGCGCACCACTACTAACACCGTAAGGCCCCACACGTAGTCATCTTGGCGAGCCCCGATACCGTCAGCATGGCGCGCCGGTGATCGACGAGAATCGGGCGTCCAGAGGGGATGCCCCCGACCCAGCCAGCGGTATTGCGCTCGCCGTTTAACATAGTTAACCTAGTGTGCTGAGTCGCCGGGCGAGCATCGGCCACGATTTCGATCGATTATGACAGTCGACTGCCGTAGTATGCGACCCGCGGGTGCTTGGACTTCGCGCTCGTTCGCTGCCGCTACGGAAGGACGTCATGAGCGAGAATCGGCCTACGGCAACATGTCCCGTGAAGAATATTGAGATGAACACTCCGGAGTCGCCGGCGCTAGCGCACTTCCATCTGCTGGATGAGTGTCAGGACGAGGCCCGGCCGGTCTTCCGCAACACCGAGGCCGGCATTGGTTACTGGGTGTTCACCGACAACTCGGTGATCCTGGACGGACTCCAGCACCCGGAGCTCTGGTCCAGCAGCGTCATCGTGCCGACGGAACCGGAGCCGCCGTACAAGTGGATCCCGATCATGATCGACCCGCCCGACCATGCCAAGTGGCGCCATGTGCTGGCCGAGTACTTCTCACCGGGTCGCGTCAAGGGCCTGCGCGACGCGCAGCAGAAGTTGGCCGCGGAACTGATCGACCAGGTCGCGGGCGAGGGTGGGTGCGACTTCGTTGCGCGGATCTCGCGGGTGTTCCCGTCGACGGTCTTCCTGACGATCATGGGCATGCCCGTGGAGGATCTCGAGAAGTTCCTGGCCTGGGAGGACATGATCCTGCATCAGAGCGGGGTGGGCGAGGAAGTCAACGCGGCCCGGCTCGAGGGCATGACGCATGTGATGGGTTACTTCTCGGGCCTGATTCAACAGCGACGCGAGAACCGTGACCCGGATGCCGACGACATCGTCAGCAAGGCCATCGACTGGACCATCGACGACGAACCGATCAACGACCTGGAGCTGCTCAACTGCCTGCTGTTGTTGTTCATGGCCGGGCTCGACACGGTCTCCAACCAGCTGTCGTACGCAATGCTGCATCTGGCCACCCATCCGGCCGACCGCGCCCGGATCGTCGCCGAACCGCAGCTCATTCCGAGGGCCGTGGAGGAACTGCTCCGGGTTTATCCGATCGTGCAGACCGCGCGAAAGGCGACCCGGGACATGGACTTCCATGGGTGCCCGGTCAAGGCGGGCGACATGGCGTCGTTCTCGTTGGCGTTCGCAGGCCGGGACGAATCGGCCTACCCCAATGCCCGCACGGTCGACTTCGACCGCGGCGTCACACGTCACCTGTCCTTCGGCGGCGGCCCGCACCGGTGCCTGGGTTCGCATCTCGCCCGACAGGAGCTGGCGGTGGTGCTGGAGGAGTGGCACAAGCGCATTCCGGAGTACGAAGTCTCGGGGCAGCCTATCGAGCACGGCGGTCAGGTGTTCGGCGTGGATTCGCTGAACCTGACGTGGGGCTGAGGCCGTCGACCCATAGGAAAGCACAATGCCCAACACCGTCGGATTCCTCGGCGCCGGACAACTCGGCGAGCCGATGGTCGAGCGATTGCTCGGCGCCGGCCACGATGTCTCGGTGTACGCCCGCCGCGAGGAGATTCGCCGGCGTTTGGAGGCGAAAGGTGCGGTGGCGGCCGCTTCGGTGGCCGACCTCGCGCGCGGGAGCGACGTCCTCATCTCGTGCCTCTTCTCCGACGCCCAGCTGCGCGAAACCGGGCTCGGTCCAGAGGGTTTCATCGCCAATGCGAAGCCGGGTGCGGTGTTCGTCTCTCACACGACCGGCACACTGTCCACCCTCGAGGCGTTGCGGGACAGTTCTGCCGCGGCGCCGATCGTCCTCGACGCGCCGGTCAGTGGCACCGTCGAGAACATCGATGCGGGCACGCTGACCGTGTTGATCGGCGGGCCGAGTGATGCCGTCGCATCGGTGACGCCGATCCTGGCCGCATATGCCGACCCGGTGGTGGCGACCGGCGCACTGGGCAGCGCGTTGGCGCTCAAGTTGATCAACAATCTTCTATTCGCAGCCAATGCTCAACTTCTCTGTGCAGCAACGCATCTGGGCGTTCGGCTAGGTGTCGACCCGAGTGTGTTGCTGTCCACCCTGCAGGTGTGCAGCGCCGGGAGCCATGTGGCCGCCCACGCCCATCGCATCGGCGGGATGGATCGTTTCGAAGAACTGGCGGGGCCGTTCCTGCGGAAGGACATCTCGGCGTGCCGTGAGGCGGCGGCCGAGGCGGGTGTGGAGCTGGGACTGTTGGGCACCGCAGTGCGCGAGGGGCCGCTGGCCCTGGACGTCGACTCGGCGACCGCAGGGTCAGACCGATGACGGGCCGGCTCGCGGGGAAGGTGGCCTTCATTACCGGCGCCGCAAGGGGACAGGGCCGTGCACACGCGGTGCGGATGGCCGAAGAAGGGGCCGACATCATCGCCGTCGACCTGGCGGGCCCATTACCTGACTCAGTGCGCTACCCGTCGGCCACCGCCGATGACTTCGCCGAGACGGTGGAGATGGTGAAAGCGACAGGTGGCCGAATCATGGCTACCGCCGCGGACATCCGCGATCTGGATGCGCTGCGGACGGCCGTCGACGAGGGCGTCGAGGCCTACGGCCGGCTGGACGTCATCGTGGCCAACGCCGGAATATGTGTCCCGGCGCCGTGGAACGAGATCACGCCCGAGTCGTTTCGCGACATCATCGACGTCAACGTGACTGGCACGTGGAACACGGTGATGGCGGGCGCGCAGCGGATCATCGACGGGGGTCGGGGCGGGTCGATCATCCTGATCAGCTCCTACGCCGGTGTCAAGGTGCAGCCCTACATGGTGCACTACACCGCTAGCAAGCATGCCGTCACAGGGATGGCCCGGGCCTTCGCCGCGGAGCTGGGCAAGCACGACATCAGGGTCAACAGCGTGCATCCCGGTCCGGTCAACACTCCGATGGGCGGTGGCGACATGATTGCCGCGCTGTTCGCCGCGATCGAGACCAACCCCACGCTGAACAACATGGGGACCCCGTTCCTGCCGCAATGGGCCTGCGAGCCGGAAGACGTTGCCGCCGCGGTGTGTTGGCTGGCCTCCGACGAGTCGCGCTATGTGACCGCCACCCGTTTGTCGGTCGACCAGGGCATGGCGCAGTTCTAGCGAATCGCCGGATCTGATGCCTTTCGACCACCGTCAGCTGCGCGACAAGTGGTATAGCGCCGGTTGGTACTCCGACCGCACCTGCCTGGACGCCTTCGAAGCGGGGGCGGTCGAGCACAAGGACGTGCCGTTGACTTTCATCATCGGCGATTCGGTGTCCAGTCCGACGGTATGCGAAATCCACGACCGGGCCGTGGCGTTGGCGGCGTCGTTGCAGCGGCTGGGGGTGCGCGACGGCGACGCCGTCGCGGTACAGCTGACCAATCGTGTCGAGTGTGCAGTCGCTTATCAGGCGGTGTTGTTGTGCGGGGCAGTGCTGGTGCCGATCGTGCACATCTACGGTATGGCCGAGGTGGCCTTCGTTCTCGACCAGTCGGCTGCAAAGGTACTGATCATGCCAGAGCGGCACGGATCGATCGTGTATAGCAAAAGGCTGCAAGATCTTTCGCGGATCGACTCACTGCAGCATGTCGTCATGCTAGACGCCGAGTCGGGCGAGGGCTATCTCGCGTGGTCGCAACTGGACACATCCGCCGCCCGGTACCGGCGCCCCGCAGTGGCCGCCGACGATATCTGTCTGCTGCTGTACACATCGGGCACCGCGTCGGCGCCTAAAGGTGTACAGCACACCCACAACACGGTTCTCGCCGAGCAGAGAACCATGCCGGCGCTGCTGGCCGGTAAACCCGACGACGTGTCGCTGGTGACCTTTCCGCCGGGCCACATCGCGGGCGTCGGGTCGATGCTGCGGCCGTTGCTCAGCGGCGCCCGGACTGTCTTCATGGATGGTTGGGACCCGGCGCAGGCGGTCGAGGTGGTGCACCGTTTCGGCGTGACCTGCACTGCGGGCACACCATTTCACCTCGCGGGCATCCTTGATCTGGGTGACACCGGAGACAAGCTGGCAAGTCTGCGGGAGTTTCTGGTCGGCGCCGCACCGGTCGCCGAGGAGATCGGCCGGCGTGCTGCGCAAGCGGGGATCAGCACCTTCCGCAGTTACGGCGCCACCGAACATCCCACCATCACCGGCGAACACGAGGGACAGCCGCAGTGGGCCCGGCTGAGTACCGATGGAAAACCGCTCCCGGGCTCAGAGATTCGCATCGTCGGGTCCGACGGCGCGGACTGCCCGATCGGGATAGATGGCGAGGTCGTCGTGCGCGGTCCCGATCAATTCGTCGGCTACCAGGATTACGCTTTGAACGCTGAGGCGTTCACTGACGACGGTTGGTTTCGCACCGGCGATCTCGGGCACCTTGACGCCCACGGCAGATTGACCATCACCGACCGGATCAAGGACGTCATCATCCGCGGTGGCGAGACCATCTCCTCGGGTCAGGTCGAAGAGGTGCTCAACGCACACCCTGCGGTCGCCGACGGTGTTGCCGTCGCAGCCCCGGATTCGCGTTACGGCGACGTGGTCGCCGCGGTCGTGGTGCTCAAACCCGGGTATGCGCTCAACCTCGACGACCTGCGGGCCCACTTCGCGGCATCCGGGCTGGCCCGGCAGAAGACCCCGGAACGTCTCGCCATCGTCGACGAGCTACCGCGCACGTCGTTGGGCAAAGTGCGCAAAGCGCAACTGCGCAGTGACCACTTCGGCGCCGCTGGGCGTTAGTGTGACCGGACCCCGAAGTCGATGTCCGCAATGCCGGAGAACGGCGTGAAGCCGGCCTTGTCCAGCCATGACGGCGCTGCCTTATGTCCCGGTTCGGGGCGTGCCCAGTCCACCCAGGAGCCCCAGTCCTCGCGGCGCAACTTCTGTTGCAGCGTTTGCGGATGTGCGTCGGCGGCCGTGGCATAGCGCTTCGCGAATTGCTTCATCTCGGCCGGAATCCAAACGTCCTCCTCGGAACGCCACTTACCGCCGCCGGCATACTCGATGAATTGATACGAGGGGAAGTCGATGGGCGCCCCGCCCGGCTCCGGGTTGTCGGCACGGTTGACCACCTTGTACGCGACGCGGGCGCCGTCGACGACGTACCAGACGAGCGGGCTGTAGACCTGCGGTGCCGCTCCCATCGTCCCCTCGAGGAACTTGGTGATCTCCGCCGGGCCGGTGAACGTTCCGTAGAAGTGGTCGAAGTACGTCGCGTCTTCGGTGAACAGGTGTGCCCAGGCGTGCCAGTCCTCGAGTACCGGCCCGGTCATGAAATACCGCCGGAACTCCCGCTCGACCTCTTCGACGTCCGCCGTGGTTTTCATCCTCCGAGCCGCAGGCCCGTGTTTCGGGTGCCGAACACGTCGGTGGCCATGATGGCGCCGAGTTTTTGTGCATCCCAGCGCTTTTCGCCATTCGAGACAGACGCGACGGGGTGCCAGCCCTTCAGGAGCTGGAGATGTTCGCCCATCGCACGGATCACTTGACCGCTGACGTGGCCGGCCTCGGGGCTGGCCAGCCAGGCCACCACCGGCGACCCCAGTGAGGGGTCCTTGGGGTCGAACTCGTCCTCCGCGCGCTCGTCGGGCTCGATCGGAGCCTGCGCGCCGGGCATGGAGGCCGACATCCGGGTGCGCCCACCCGGGCTGATCGCGTTGACGGTGGCGCCGATCGACGCCAACTCCAGGCTCAGTGTCTGGGTCAGACCGACGATTGCGGCCTTGGCCGCGCTGTAATTGGTCTGCCCGAAGTGGCCGTGCAGACCGGCGCCGGAGGTGGTGTTGATGATTCGGCCGTAGACCTTTCCGCCGGATTCCTTCGATTCCGCGCGCCACTTGCGAGCGACCGCGCGGCTGGTGAGCCAGCTACCGCGAACGTGCACCCGCATCACCAGGTCGAAATCGTCGGCGGTCATGTTCCAGATCGCCTTGTCGCGAACGATTCCTGCGTTGTTGACGACGATGTCCAGCCGCCCCAGCTGCGAGTAGGCACGCTCGACGGCGAGGTCGACCTGCTCCTCGTCGCCGACATCGCTGAAGTCGGAAACAGCGGTACCACCGCGGCTTTCGATGATCGCCACCACCTCGTCGGCCACCTTGCCGGTGCCCTCGCCGGACAGGCTGGTGCCGAGGTCGTTGACGATCACGGTGGCGCCGTGCTTGGCGAGTTCGAGAGCGTGGCCCCGGCCGATGCCGTGCCCCGCCCCGGTCACCAGGGCGACTTTGCCATCGAGCAGTCCGGTCATGGGTTCTCCTCGCTAGGTGTGAAGACTGTCAGATAGGGGCTGTCGGGATCGGTGTCGTCGACCGGGCGGAAGACGGCGGTAACCGGCATTCCGACCCGAAGGTCGTCGAAGTCCGCGCCTTCAATCGTCGTCATCAGCCGAGGGCCTTCGGTCAGTTCGACGAGCGCGGCGACATACGGCACTCGCTCCTTGAACGGCGCCAGATCATTCACGTAGACAGTCGAATACGTGTAAAGGGTTCCAGTTCCGCTGGCCTGTACGGGCGCAACGTCCTCGCTCCAGCAGAACGGGCAGAACGGGCGGGGGTAGTGATGGACCTTGCCGCACGCTGAGCATTCGGCGATCAACAATTGACCCTGCCTGGCGGCCTCCCAGTAGGGAGCGCTTGCCGCGTCGATGGTCGGAATGTCAGCGCGAGCCACCTTTACCACCCGGTGAACTCGGTCGGTCGTTTCTCCACGAACGCCTGCACGCCCTCGGTGGAGTCGTGTGAATACGACTGGATCTCCTGTGCCATTGCCTCCGCGACGAATGCACCGGAGCGGTCGGTGTCGGGTGAGTCGTTGAGCAGCCGTTTGGTGAACGCGATCGCGGAGGTCGGCGCTCCGGCCAGCCGGCCGGCGAAGTCGGCGACCGTAGCGTCGAAGTCGGCGGCGCTGACCACCCGGTTCACCAGACCCAGCGTGAATGCTTCGGTGGCTGAGAGCTTTTCGCCGAAGAACGCCATCTCCTTGGCTTTCTGCATGCCAATGCGGCGGGGCAGTAGATAACAGCCGCCGCCGTCGACAACCAGCCCACGCTTGACGAATGACTCTGCGAAGTAGGCGTTTTCGGTAGCGATCACCAGGTCGGAGGCGTACACGACGTGGGCCCCTAGGCCCGTCGCCGCACCATGCACTGCGGCAATCACCGGTTTATTGCAGTCCAGCACGCTGGCCACCAGCTTCTGGGCGCCGTTCATGATGCGCCGGGTAGGCTCCAGCACTCGCTTCTGGCCCCGCGCGCGCCGTTCGGCGAGCGATCCAACGTCGGCGCCGGAGCAGAAGTGCTTGCCGTTGGCCCGCAACACCACCACACGTACCTTCTCGTCGGCGTCGGCGGCGGCCAGTAGCGCGATGAGGGCATCGCGGTCGTCGGGACGTACCGCGTTGGCGGCTTCGGGCCGGTTCAGGGTGATCGTCAAGACGCCGTCCGCGATGTCGGACAAAACTGCTGCCTGCGTGTTCATGGTGTGTACGTGGCCTTCAGGTGTTTGATGCCGTTAACGAAGTTCGACCTCAGCATGACCGGTTCGCCCGCGGCGGTGATGTCAGGGTAGCGCGCGTAGAGCATCTGGAATGCCACGTTCAGCTCAAGCCGGGCCAGGTGCGCACCCAGGCAATAGTGCGGTCCCGGGCCGCCGAAAGCGATGTGGTTGTTGGGTTTCCGCGCGATGTCGAAGCGCTCCGGCTGGTCGAAGACCGCGGGGTCGCGGTTGGCGGCGGGATACCAGACCACAACTTTGTCGCCGGCGTTGAAGGTGTGGGTGACCTCGCCGTGGGCGTCGGTCAGCGTCACGCCGTCGCGGGTCACCGTACGGCGAAAGTGGATCACCGGGCTGGCGTATCGCAGGATCTCCTCGACCGCGGTGGACACCATGTCGTCGTAGTTCGCCAACAGTCGGTCGCGCTGCTCGGGGTGGGCGCTGAGAATGAGCAGCCCGTGGGTAAGTGCATTGCGGGTGGTCTCGTTGCCCGCGCCGATCAGCAGGATGAAGAACTTCGCCAGCTCCTGGGGTGTGAGGTTTTCTTCGTCGGAGTTGACCAGTTTGCTGATCACGTCGTCGCGGGGATGGGCGATGCGGTCCTCGGCGATGCCCTTGAGCAACTCGATGAGCTGCTCGCTGATCTCGGTGACCGCGGCTCCGATGCCCGCGACGGTCTGGTCGGGTACGTACTCGGGGTCCGAGGCGCCGAGCACGATGTTGGTCGCCCGCAGGATGAACTGTTCGTGTTCGCGTGGAACGCCGAGCATGGTGTCGATAATGCGCAGCGGCAGCAGCGTGGCGAACGAAGAGACGAAGTCGCACTCACCCGTGCGCGGCATCTCCTCGAGGATCTCGGCGGTGGTCTCTTCGACCAGGCCACGCAGCTCGGAGAGTATGCGGGGGGTGAAGCCCCGCGAGACAATCTTGCGCAGCCGCATGTGTTCGGGATCGTCCATGTCGATGATGGAGCCGCGGTATTCGCGCATCTCGGCGGTCTGGTCGAAGATCTGCGTGCCCTGCCCGGAACTGAAGTCGCCGGGGCGGCGGCTGATGTCGACGACGTCGCGGTGGGCGCCGATCGCCCAGAACCCGCGGGGCCGCGGCGAGTCGGGTCGGTTGGTGCGGACGAACACCGGGCCGCCGGCCTCGCGAAGGCGCCGGTAGAGCTCGCTCCGTTCAGCCGGACGCTCCTGCCACCACCGCAGATCGATCAGTGGTGCGAACTGCTGCTCGTCGGTGTCGATCGCGCTCACAGCACCCGATTCTGGCACCCATGTCACTTATAGGCAATGCCGGGGTGCTAGATCAGATCGGGCAATGTCTCAATATTTGTTCGCTCGCGGCACGAGTTATCTAACGTTAGTGTCACTGCAAACGGAGGAACGGAGAAGAGCACATGACTTTACGGGTCGGCATCATCGGCGTCGGGTGGGGCGCACGTGTGCAGGTGCCCGGTTTCCGGGCGGCGAAGGGCTTCGAGCCCGTCGCGCTCTGTGCGCGTACACCCGATCGGCTGGAGCGTGCGGCGGCCAAACTGGGCATCGAACAGACCTCCACCGATTGGCAGTCTTTCGTTACCCGCGACGACCTAGACGTCATCTCGGTCGCGACTCCCACCGTGCTGCACCACGAAATGACGATCGCCGCACTGGCGGCGGGTAAGCCGGTGTTGTGCGAGAAGCCGCTGGCGGGCGACCTCGAAGCGGCCCGCCACATGGTGCGTGCTGCGACCGATTCCAAGCTGCCCACCGCCTGCTGTTTCGAAAACCGGTGGAACCCGGACTGG
Coding sequences within it:
- a CDS encoding cytochrome P450 gives rise to the protein MSAIDTDEQQFAPLIDLRWWQERPAERSELYRRLREAGGPVFVRTNRPDSPRPRGFWAIGAHRDVVDISRRPGDFSSGQGTQIFDQTAEMREYRGSIIDMDDPEHMRLRKIVSRGFTPRILSELRGLVEETTAEILEEMPRTGECDFVSSFATLLPLRIIDTMLGVPREHEQFILRATNIVLGASDPEYVPDQTVAGIGAAVTEISEQLIELLKGIAEDRIAHPRDDVISKLVNSDEENLTPQELAKFFILLIGAGNETTRNALTHGLLILSAHPEQRDRLLANYDDMVSTAVEEILRYASPVIHFRRTVTRDGVTLTDAHGEVTHTFNAGDKVVVWYPAANRDPAVFDQPERFDIARKPNNHIAFGGPGPHYCLGAHLARLELNVAFQMLYARYPDITAAGEPVMLRSNFVNGIKHLKATYTP
- a CDS encoding Zn-ribbon domain-containing OB-fold protein yields the protein MVKVARADIPTIDAASAPYWEAARQGQLLIAECSACGKVHHYPRPFCPFCWSEDVAPVQASGTGTLYTYSTVYVNDLAPFKERVPYVAALVELTEGPRLMTTIEGADFDDLRVGMPVTAVFRPVDDTDPDSPYLTVFTPSEENP
- a CDS encoding enoyl-CoA hydratase/isomerase family protein, with the translated sequence MNTQAAVLSDIADGVLTITLNRPEAANAVRPDDRDALIALLAAADADEKVRVVVLRANGKHFCSGADVGSLAERRARGQKRVLEPTRRIMNGAQKLVASVLDCNKPVIAAVHGAATGLGAHVVYASDLVIATENAYFAESFVKRGLVVDGGGCYLLPRRIGMQKAKEMAFFGEKLSATEAFTLGLVNRVVSAADFDATVADFAGRLAGAPTSAIAFTKRLLNDSPDTDRSGAFVAEAMAQEIQSYSHDSTEGVQAFVEKRPTEFTGW
- a CDS encoding SDR family NAD(P)-dependent oxidoreductase, which codes for MTGLLDGKVALVTGAGHGIGRGHALELAKHGATVIVNDLGTSLSGEGTGKVADEVVAIIESRGGTAVSDFSDVGDEEQVDLAVERAYSQLGRLDIVVNNAGIVRDKAIWNMTADDFDLVMRVHVRGSWLTSRAVARKWRAESKESGGKVYGRIINTTSGAGLHGHFGQTNYSAAKAAIVGLTQTLSLELASIGATVNAISPGGRTRMSASMPGAQAPIEPDERAEDEFDPKDPSLGSPVVAWLASPEAGHVSGQVIRAMGEHLQLLKGWHPVASVSNGEKRWDAQKLGAIMATDVFGTRNTGLRLGG